A genomic stretch from Erysipelothrix sp. HDW6C includes:
- a CDS encoding ParA family protein, translating into MKNKMIIEKLGNRPLGRIIAVANQKGGVGKTTTSISLATGLAQLGYKVLLKDADTTGSATLWVDSIFNSLSKDETMLFDFEIANKTSLSRNYERYDFVIIDTPPQETMIMDASIKVADYVVIPTAPTLLDMDRVMEIRRLIDNKPCKVLLTQIKLNTITYRAAKDIFKEQEIDFFNTGIAHREAVVQSIGQLPSDDAMRDYRDIVSELLTDLGCEVSA; encoded by the coding sequence ATGAAAAATAAAATGATAATTGAAAAACTTGGAAATAGACCATTAGGTAGGATTATTGCAGTTGCAAATCAAAAGGGCGGAGTTGGAAAGACTACGACAAGTATTAGCTTAGCAACTGGCTTAGCGCAACTGGGGTATAAGGTACTACTGAAAGATGCTGATACAACGGGCTCCGCAACATTGTGGGTAGATAGCATTTTTAACTCACTTTCAAAAGATGAAACAATGCTATTTGACTTTGAAATTGCTAACAAAACATCATTATCACGAAATTACGAACGGTATGACTTTGTGATTATTGATACACCACCACAGGAAACGATGATTATGGATGCTTCAATTAAGGTAGCAGACTATGTTGTGATACCCACTGCACCAACGCTACTTGATATGGATCGTGTTATGGAGATTCGCAGGCTCATTGACAATAAGCCATGCAAAGTCCTGCTAACGCAGATTAAACTAAATACAATAACTTATCGTGCTGCTAAAGATATATTTAAAGAACAAGAAATAGATTTCTTCAACACTGGAATCGCACATCGTGAAGCAGTCGTCCAAAGCATAGGGCAATTACCAAGTGACGATGCAATGCGAGATTATCGAGATATAGTCAGTGAACTTTTAACTGATTTAGGTTGTGAGGTGAGTGCATGA
- a CDS encoding DUF5011 domain-containing protein produces MSKIKEWLKPTKNKVITGVVAALIVVSCSFGIYAVINASSEPTITFKENIVFEYGDKIDKDALWNKVVDTTATTETYPVVRTDVNTSVVTKDNQTNVAVLVIDNAGKEYRYDFKYTVTDTKKPVLENIKDVTLYIGDSFEPTKLFTASDPVDGKLTVKIDGGYDVKTAGTYQLNASATDKNGNVTTQPFKLIVKEVVSEDDEVITSSITKQPNTGNSNGGNDNNTSWTGNGSSNGNNGDDTSYVPPVEEVPSIPEIPTRPGPSAPSGMIYYNDYGTTDACIADARNQALLHMDEWINSYCDDNGYMYYEPN; encoded by the coding sequence ATGTCAAAAATTAAAGAATGGCTTAAGCCAACTAAAAACAAAGTAATAACTGGAGTTGTTGCTGCACTCATTGTAGTATCATGTAGTTTTGGAATCTATGCAGTAATTAACGCATCTTCAGAGCCGACAATAACTTTCAAAGAAAATATCGTTTTTGAATATGGTGACAAGATTGATAAAGACGCATTGTGGAATAAAGTTGTTGATACAACTGCAACAACTGAGACGTATCCAGTTGTTCGTACTGATGTAAATACTTCAGTTGTAACAAAGGACAATCAAACCAATGTCGCAGTGCTGGTTATTGATAATGCTGGCAAGGAATATAGATATGATTTCAAATACACAGTAACCGATACCAAAAAGCCTGTACTTGAAAACATCAAAGATGTGACTTTATACATCGGAGATTCGTTTGAGCCAACAAAACTCTTTACAGCAAGTGATCCCGTTGATGGAAAACTAACAGTTAAGATTGATGGTGGCTATGATGTTAAAACTGCAGGGACATACCAACTCAACGCAAGCGCCACTGATAAGAATGGTAATGTTACAACACAACCATTCAAGTTGATTGTTAAAGAAGTCGTGAGCGAAGATGATGAAGTAATCACATCTTCTATTACAAAGCAACCAAATACTGGGAATAGCAATGGCGGAAATGATAACAACACATCATGGACTGGGAATGGTAGTTCAAATGGCAATAACGGTGACGATACATCATATGTTCCACCAGTTGAAGAAGTTCCAAGTATACCAGAGATTCCAACACGCCCTGGACCATCTGCACCAAGCGGTATGATTTACTATAATGACTATGGAACTACAGATGCATGCATTGCAGATGCGAGAAATCAAGCGCTCCTTCATATGGATGAATGGATTAATAGTTACTGTGATGATAATGGATACATGTATTATGAACCGAACTAA
- a CDS encoding ParB/Srx family N-terminal domain-containing protein: MSKSNIERAGFGMLRMNRDPVQSTREIMIDTGDSDYLDLNIYDLVVNDNNPYPVNEIDELVESIKVYGLQQNLVVKDQGNGKYVIYAGHKRYTAMMKILEDNPNNEYVHLETVKCLVLSRSENEIVSHIRKHETNTLTRSLLKMSDEEKMRAVEDFMHWINLARDEGIEINGKPIKGKTRDLVAERFGISESSAKRIMQNIKQKDEGGQMTP, encoded by the coding sequence ATGAGTAAATCAAATATCGAACGTGCGGGGTTCGGAATGCTTAGAATGAATCGTGACCCCGTACAATCAACACGCGAGATTATGATTGATACAGGTGATAGCGATTATTTGGACTTGAACATCTATGATTTAGTCGTAAATGATAACAACCCTTATCCAGTTAATGAAATTGATGAACTTGTTGAATCTATCAAAGTATATGGTCTTCAACAAAATCTCGTTGTAAAAGACCAGGGAAATGGAAAGTATGTAATCTACGCAGGTCATAAGCGATACACGGCAATGATGAAGATACTTGAAGACAATCCTAATAATGAGTATGTTCATCTTGAAACAGTAAAGTGCCTCGTGCTAAGCCGAAGTGAAAATGAAATTGTTTCCCACATACGAAAACACGAAACAAATACGCTGACACGATCACTTTTGAAAATGAGTGATGAAGAAAAGATGCGAGCAGTTGAAGATTTCATGCATTGGATAAATCTCGCAAGAGATGAAGGCATTGAAATTAACGGTAAGCCGATTAAGGGTAAGACCCGTGACTTGGTTGCTGAAAGGTTTGGTATCAGCGAGAGTTCCGCTAAACGTATTATGCAAAACATCAAACAAAAAGACGAAGGGGGTCAAATGACCCCCTAG
- a CDS encoding single-stranded DNA-binding protein, which yields MNNVGLVGTIYKEMRYIEKKGDIPSFISFKLRVFNYFDKKKNKEMYSYIPCSASDWVANHIHKYFKSGSAIIINDAKIVNNNWEDKDGNKHYDLVVSVSGVQFPVTDYKEQPVQPKPYSTEVNEPQDETTDYPTDEEFAEMFGESDTFPF from the coding sequence ATGAATAATGTAGGATTGGTAGGAACGATTTATAAGGAAATGCGCTACATCGAAAAGAAAGGTGATATACCATCATTTATTAGTTTCAAGTTGCGAGTGTTTAACTACTTTGATAAAAAGAAGAACAAGGAAATGTACTCGTATATACCGTGCAGTGCTAGTGACTGGGTTGCTAACCATATACATAAGTACTTTAAGTCTGGTTCTGCAATCATTATTAACGATGCGAAAATCGTAAATAATAACTGGGAAGACAAAGATGGCAACAAACATTATGATCTAGTTGTCTCAGTCAGTGGGGTTCAGTTCCCAGTAACAGACTATAAGGAACAACCCGTACAGCCGAAACCATACAGTACTGAAGTGAATGAACCACAAGACGAAACCACGGATTATCCAACAGATGAAGAATTTGCGGAAATGTTTGGTGAGTCTGATACGTTTCCATTCTAA